One genomic region from Rosa rugosa chromosome 1, drRosRugo1.1, whole genome shotgun sequence encodes:
- the LOC133727227 gene encoding uncharacterized protein LOC133727227, with protein MAIDAMAARLASSLALADGKQPPSKGLRQPEAFMVGKLLTVREYSRRSFLGMFRSAWRINGRLNVEEIREDDRVLFTFTNPSDVDRDVDRVWKGGSWGYNRALIALASYDGVSPAREVPLNKSSYWMTLQGVPPAFRSERIMRLIGSMLGEFKEIDRPAFLTRVMRIRVEIDYEKPLLFRRRFRVEDEFQIMVQFWYDKLFGRCSTCSLVTHVGLPCSGPELVEDSDVPVGAVAQPTALAVYGDMKTLMLTGWWSTTKP; from the coding sequence ATGGCAATTGATGCAATGGCAGCCCGCTTGGCCTCCTCCCTAGCGCTGGCTGATGGAAAGCAACCTCCATCCAAAGGATTGAGACAACCCGAAGCATTCATGGTGGGGAAGCTGCTCACGGTGCGGGAATACTCCCGTCGCTCATTCCTTGGCATGTTCCGCTCTGCATGGCGGATCAATGGCAGACTGAATGTTGAAGAGATCAGAGAAGATGACAGGGTTCTGTTCACTTTCACAAACCCCTCTGACGTGGATAGGGACGTGGATAGGGTTTGGAAAGGAGGATCGTGGGGATACAATAGGGCTCTTATAGCCCTAGCGTCGTACGACGGTGTCAGTCCGGCAAGGGAGGTACCATTGAATAAATCATCCTACTGGATGACTCTGCAAGGAGTACCGCCGGCGTTCAGGTCGGAGCGTATTATGCGCCTGATCGGAAGCATGCTGGGTGAGTTCAAGGAGATTGATCGTCCGGCTTTCCTAACCCGAGTCATGCGCATCAGAGTCGAGATCGACTATGAAAAGCCTCTCTTGTTTCGCCGTCGGTTCagggtggaagatgaatttcAGATCATGGTGCAATTCTGGTACGACAAGTTGTTTGGCCGGTGCAGTACATGCAGCCTAGTTACCCACGTTGGCCTTCCTTGCTCAGGGCCGGAGTTGGTTGAAGACAGCGACGTACCAGTTGGTGCGGTGGCGCAACCCACGGCTTTGGCAGTATATGGGGACATGAAAACCCTAATGTTAACAGGGTGGTGGTCAACAACCAAACCTTGA
- the LOC133724803 gene encoding G-type lectin S-receptor-like serine/threonine-protein kinase SD3-1 encodes MLQQEGLLLRSSFLLSIFVGFLLHSLAISEIPLGSKLSVVDENIWASPNGDFAFGFFNRTDEPNYSVGIRFNSKSIPLGKQTLVWTAGANIMVGENSYVQLTQDGELVIIDSLKEVTVWSSRTSRLSVVSAALHDNGNLVLLNEEKHIVWQSFNTPSDTLLPGQNFSRSQMLRAASKNIMSDYLSSYYTLFMNAYGQLQLRWEIHVVYWTSGSAPGSNLSAFLTSDGALQLRDQNLKPVWSIFGADYNDSISYRFLRLDVDGNLRLYSWHEASMSWRAVWQAVENQCNVFATCGPHGICFFTESGSPDCKCPFNLVNGSMEKCSIPSQQCESGSNLFSYKHTLLYGMYTDDLVVGTSLQQCRSLCLKDPLCTAATFSNDGTAHCLVKRKEYVTGYSDPSLSSVSFVKVCADPLAVNPNLSMSSPSAQKFCFPCLIGAASVAVFLLFQLALGFWFYRRRKRRRNLVRKKASFAYTSSNSNDLIVLSFSEIEDFTEKFKHQIGREMFKAILPNKEPVAIKEMNPSIEERKYRSAVSIIGGIHHKNLVKLQGYCCELNHRFLVYEYVKNGSVEKYIEDHKLCKRLTWGKRVDICLSVARAISYLHTSCRKCIIHGNLKCEDVLLDENLGAKVTGFGLGTIVGNEACSSATRDVEDFGRMVLVLVSGCREVGDLCEWAYKEWSDGHPENVVDRRLDGMHITHELERVLRIAFWCLQIDERQRPSMSEVVMVLEGTSSVDPPPPPFA; translated from the coding sequence ATGCTTCAGCAGGAGGGACTTCTCCTCAGATCATCTTTCCTtctaagtatctttgttgggTTTCTGCTACATTCTCTTGCCATTTCAGAGATTCCTTTAGGTTCAAAACTTTCTGTAGTAGACGAAAACATCTGGGCCTCTCCGAATGGTGATTTCGCATTTGGATTTTTTAACCGAACAGATGAGCCTAACTATAGTGTTGGGATCCGTTTCAATTCAAAGTCTATTCCACTTGGAAAACAAACTCTGGTGTGGACTGCTGGAGCTAATATCATGGTTGGTGAAAATTCGTATGTCCAGTTGACCCAGGATGGAGAATTAGTAATCATTGATTCTTTGAAGGAAGTCACTGTATGGAGCAGCAGAACAAGCCGATTATCAGTTGTTTCAGCTGCTCTTCATGATAATGGAAACCTTGTCCTGTTGAATGAAGAGAAACATATTGTTTGGCAAAGTTTTAATACCCCCTCTGATACACTTCTTCCTGGACAGAACTTCTCTAGGTCGCAAATGCTTCGAGCTGCAAGCAAGAATATTATGTCCGATTATTTGTCCAGTTACTACACTCTTTTCATGAATGCTTATGGTCAGTTGCAACTCAGATGGGAAATTCATGTTGTCTATTGGACAAGTGGAAGTGCTCCTGGTTCAAATCTCAGCGCTTTCCTCACCTCTGATGGAGCCCTACAACTCCGCGACCAAAACTTGAAACCTGTATGGTCAATTTTCGGGGCAGATTACAATGATTCCATAAGTTACCGGTTTCTTAGGCTAGATGTTGATGGTAATCTACGCTTGTACTCATGGCATGAAGCTTCAATGTCATGGAGAGCAGTCTGGCAAGCTGTTGAGAACCAGTGTAATGTCTTTGCAACTTGTGGCCCACATGGCATCTGTTTCTTTACCGAGTCTGGGTCACCTGATTGTAAATGCCCTTTTAATCTTGTGAATGGGTCCATGGAAAAATGCTCGATTCCGTCTCAGCAATGTGAATCTGGTTCCAACTTGTTTAGTTATAAGCATACTCTCCTATATGGAATGTATACTGATGATTTAGTTGTCGGAACTAGTTTACAGCAATGTAGAAGCTTGTGTCTCAAGGACCCACTATGTACAGCTGCAACCTTCTCAAATGATGGAACTGCACACTGCTTAGTGAAGAGAAAAGAGTATGTTACTGGCTATTCGGACCCCTCACTAAGTTCAGTATCTTTTGTGAAGGTGTGTGCAGATCCATTAGCTGTAAATCCCAATCTCTCCATGTCATCCCCTTCAGCACAGAAGTTTTGTTTTCCTTGTCTAATTGGAGCAGCCTCAGTTGCTGTATTTCTTTTATTTCAGTTGGCACTTGGTTTCTGGTTCTacagaagaaggaaaagaagaaggaattTGGTCAGGAAGAAAGCCAGTTTTGCTTATACCAGTTCCAATTCAAATGACTTGATTGTGTTATCCTTCTCCGAAATAGAGGACTTTACAGAAAAGTTTAAGCATCAGATTGGACGAGAGATGTTCAAAGCTATTCTTCCAAATAAAGAACCAGTTGCAATCAAAGAGATGAATCCGTCcattgaagaaagaaaatacCGGTCTGCAGTTTCAATTATAGGTGGCATTCATCACAAAAACCTTGTGAAGCTGCAGGGTTACTGTTGTGAGTTAAATCACAGGTTTCTGGTCTATGAATATGTCAAAAATGGTTCTGTGGAGAAATATATAGAAGACCATAAACTGTGTAAGAGGCTGACTTGGGGAAAGAGAGTTGATATATGCTTAAGCGTGGCAAGAGCCATTAGTTATCTACACACAAGCTGCAGGAAATGCATCATCCATGGGAATTTGAAATGCGAGGATGTGTTATTGGATGAAAATTTAGGGGCCAAGGTGACTGGATTTGGGCTTGGGACAATCGTCGGGAATGAAGCATGCTCTTCAGCAACGAGAGATGTAGAAGACTTTGGTAGGATGGTGTTGGTTTTGGTGAGTGGGTGTAGAGAAGTTGGGGACCTCTGTGAATGGGCATACAAAGAGTGGTCAGATGGGCATCCGGAGAATGTAGTTGATAGAAGACTAGATGGTATGCATATAACTCACGAGCTCGAGCGTGTTTTAAGAATTGCATTTTGGTGTCTCCAAATTGATGAACGTCAAAGACCTTCAATGAGTGAagtggttatggtgttagaaggcaCATCGAGCGTTGACCCCCCACCTCCCCCTTTTGCTTGA
- the LOC133724980 gene encoding polyubiquitin, with amino-acid sequence MRVIIGSWGHKVAIEVGLKESVVEIKTKIEQLLGVPVASQTLAVCGLELLDGLDMEDYPIVTEGTKIDLTIRYWMAPPNFYHSGKIQIIIKFSARQLHIEVDRTETVRSLKEKIHIMDGTPIKRMSLFFCGIELEEDFRHLSEYGIHEFSEIVVFLKSMSRVKDDPPSKRLSLVVQTSSSLLNSARIPVEMKDSSTVNELKELLLSGKIFPVDDYLFIHKQRIMRENCSLKWHGVDDGDFLYVFKGTVCRA; translated from the coding sequence ATGAGGGTGATTATTGGTTCATGGGGTCACAAAGTTGCCATAGAAGTAGGTCTCAAAGAGTCTGTAGTTGAAATCAAAACCAAGATAGAACAACTCTTGGGTGTCCCAGTTGCTTCACAAACCCTTGCAGTCTGTGGCTTGGAGTTGCTAGATGGATTAGACATGGAAGATTACCCGATTGTCACTGAAGGTACCAAAATTGACCTCACCATCAGATATTGGATGGCACCCCCTAATTTTTACCATTCAGGTAAAATTCAGATTATCATCAAGTTTTCAGCTAGACAGCTCCACATAGAGGTTGACAGGACCGAAACAGTGCGCAGCCTCAAAGAGAAAATACACATCATGGATGGCACCCCTATCAAAAGAATGTCACTCTTCTTTTGTGGAATCGAGCTAGAAGAAGATTTTCGCCATTTAAGTGAGTATGGTATACACGAATTTTCTGAAATAGTTGTGTTCCTCAAGTCGATGAGTCGTGTAAAGGATGACCCTCCCTCAAAAAGGTTGAGTCTAGTGGTGCAAACTTCATCGAGTTTACTTAACTCGGCGAGGATTCCTGTGGAAATGAAGGACTCGAGCACAGTAAATGAGCTTAAGGAATTACTTTTGAGTGGAAAAATTTTCCCAGTTGATGACTATTTGTTCATACACAAGCAGAGGATCATGCGTGAAAATTGCAGCCTCAAATGGCATGGTGTTGATGATGGGGATTTCTTATACGTCTTTAAAGGGACTGTTTGTCGTGCTTGA
- the LOC133724806 gene encoding small ribosomal subunit protein uS9-like, translating to MAAPPMKSVQCFGRKKTAVAVTYCKEGRGLIKINGCPIELVEPEILRFKAYEPILLLGRHRFAGVDMRIRVKGGGHTSQIYAIRQSIAKALVAYYQKFVDEQSKKEIKDILVRYDRTLLVADPRRCEPKKFGGRGARARFQKSYR from the coding sequence ATGGCGGCTCCCCCGATGAAATCGGTGCAGTGCTTCGGGCGCAAGAAGACGGCGGTGGCGGTGACGTACTGCAAGGAAGGGCGGGGGTTGATAAAGATCAACGGGTGCCCAATCGAGCTGGTGGAGCCGGAGATCCTCCGGTTCAAGGCCTACGAGCCGATACTCCTGCTGGGACGACACCGTTTCGCGGGCGTTGACATGAGGATCCGCGTCAAGGGAGGAGGTCACACTTCACAGATCTACGCGATCCGTCAGAGCATCGCCAAGGCGTTGGTGGCTTATTACCAGAAGTTTGTGGATGAGCAGAGCAAGAAGGAGATCAAGGACATTCTGGTCAGGTACGACCGTACTCTCCTTGTGGCTGATCCAAGGCGCTGCGAGCCCAAGAAGTTTGGTGGTCGTGGTGCCAGAGCTAGGTTCCAGAAGTCTTACCGTTAG